Within Candidatus Hydrogenedens sp., the genomic segment AAATGGTTTTAATACATAATCATAAGCACCTTCTTTTACAGCGGCTCTTGCAGTTTCGATAGTTGCGTAGCCTGTCATTATGATGGGAACAATATCGGGATTGATTTCTTTTGCTTTGTGGATTAAAGTGATGCCGTCCATTTTAGGCATCATTATGTCTGTAAATA encodes:
- a CDS encoding response regulator, whose product is MPKHKEKILIADDELIIREVLHELLTDEGFTVELASDGDKALKILSEQKEIVVLFTDIMMPKMDGITLIHKAKEINPDIVPIIMTGYATIETARAAVKEGAYDYVLKPF